A genomic window from Gossypium hirsutum isolate 1008001.06 chromosome D10, Gossypium_hirsutum_v2.1, whole genome shotgun sequence includes:
- the LOC107931807 gene encoding zinc finger CCCH domain-containing protein 29 — translation MCSGSKSELVPSNFTMEGELQGCKPDALSKCSVLLELAASDDLVAFKTEVEEKGLDLGEASYWYGRRIGSKKMGFEERMPLMIAAMFGSIDVLNYIVGTGKIDVNRASGADGVTALHCAVAGGASSSVQVIKLLLDASADANCVDANGNKPIDLIVPGLKSFSNSKKKVIELLLKGDDVDGGLNLEEESEKTVLKKEYPVDISLPDINNGIYGTDDFRMYTFKVKPCSRAYSHDWTECPFVHPGENARRRDPRKYPYSCVPCPEFRKGACPKGDACEYAHGVFESWLHPAQYRTRLCKDETGCTRKVCFFAHKPDELRPVYPSTGSAMPSPRSSAVNAVDMSTLSPLAVGSPSLPLPTASTPPMSPLTAASSPKSGGLWQNKVNLTPPALQLPGSRLKTAFNARDLDLEMELLGLENQLQQQKLIDEISSLSSPSCWSKEYRRLGDMQPTNLDDAFGSLDPSLLSPLHGLSVKSATPTQMQSPTALQIRQNQLRATYPPNHSSSLVRSPSPYGFDSSAAVAAALMNSRSSTFAKRSQSFIDRGAVTSRAGLTAPANSATMMSSNISDWSSPDGKLDWGIQGDELNKLRKSASFGFRNTPTPTPTPTPSNINEPDVSWVHSLVKDVTPASSGSMQQQQQQYNIGKGVRERLPPWVEQMYIEQEQMVA, via the coding sequence ATGTGCAGTGGTTCAAAGAGTGAACTTGTTCCTTCAAATTTCACCATGGAAGGTGAATTACAAGGATGTAAACCCGATGCTCTATCTAAATGCTCGGTTTTGCTTGAATTAGCCGCCTCTGATGATTTGGTAGCCTTCAAAACTGAAGTAGAAGAAAAGGGTTTGGATCTTGGTGAGGCAAGCTACTGGTATGGTAGAAGAATAGGGTCCAAAAAGATGGGGTTCGAAGAGAGGATGCCTTTGATGATCGCTGCCATGTTCGGTAGTATCGATGTTTTGAACTACATCGTTGGTACCGGAAAGATTGATGTGAATAGAGCTTCTGGTGCTGATGGCGTTACTGCTCTTCATTGTGCCGTTGCTGGTGGTGCGAGTTCTTCGGTTCAGGTCATTAAGCTCTTGCTCGATGCATCTGCAGATGCTAATTGTGTTGATGCTAATGGGAACAAACCGATTGATCTGATCGTTCCGGGTTTAAAATCTTTCAGTAATTCCAAAAAGAAGGTGATTGAGTTGTTGTTGAAAGGGGATGATGTTGATGGTGGTCTTAACCTGGAAGAAGAATCTGAAAAGACGGTTCTGAAGAAAGAATATCCTGTTGATATATCGTTGCCTGATATCAACAACGGGATATATGGAACCGATGACTTTAGGATGTATACCTTTAAGGTGAAGCCTTGCTCGAGGGCATACTCTCATGATTGGACCGAGTGTCCTTTCGTTCATCCTGGTGAGAACGCGAGGAGGAGGGACCCGAGGAAGTATCCATACAGCTGTGTGCCTTGTCCAGAGTTTCGTAAAGGAGCATGCCCTAAGGGTGATGCTTGTGAATATGCGCATGGTGTGTTCGAGTCATGGCTTCATCCTGCTCAATATCGGACTAGACTTTGCAAAGATGAGACTGGTTGCACACGTAAAGTCTGTTTCTTTGCTCATAAACCTGATGAGTTGCGCCCTGTATATCCTTCCACCGGTTCAGCCATGCCTTCACCAAGGTCTTCTGCAGTTAATGCAGTGGATATGTCTACTTTGAGCCCATTAGCAGTCGGTTCACCATCCTTGCCGTTGCCTACTGCTTCAACACCGCCTATGTCTCCTTTGACCGCCGCTTCCTCTCCAAAAAGCGGAGGCTTGTGGCAGAACAAAGTTAACCTCACCCCACCTGCCTTGCAGTTACCAGGTAGCCGCTTGAAGACAGCTTTTAACGCCCGAGATTTGGATTTGGAAATGGAATTGCTCGGGCTCGAAAACCAGTTGCAGCAACAAAAGTTGATAGATGAGATTAGTAGTCTCTCCTCTCCATCTTGCTGGAGTAAGGAATACCGTAGGCTCGGCGATATGCAGCCTACTAATCTTGATGATGCATTTGGATCACTCGATCCTTCCTTGCTATCTCCATTGCATGGACTgtccgtaaaatctgcaacaccaACCCAGATGCAATCTCCAACTGCTCTTCAAATACGCCAAAACCAACTCCGCGCAACCTACCCACCAAACCATTCATCCTCCCTTGTGAGGAGCCCCTCGCCATATGGTTTCGACTCCTCTGCTGCAGTAGCAGCAGCACTAATGAACTCAAGGTCTTCCACATTTGCAAAACGGAGCCAAAGTTTCATTGACCGTGGAGCAGTCACCAGTCGTGCCGGACTCACCGCACCTGCTAATTCCGCAACCATGATGTCCTCAAACATATCCGATTGGAGCTCCCCTGATGGGAAACTTGATTGGGGCATTCAAGGAGATGAGTTAAACAAGCTTAGGAAGTCAGCTTCCTTCGGGTTCCGTAACACCCCAACACCAACCCCAACCCCAACCCCATCCAACATCAACGAGCCAGATGTCTCGTGGGTTCATTCCCTCGTTAAAGATGTTACACCCGCCTCCAGCGGCTCGATGCAGCAACAGCAGCAACAATACAACATCGGTAAAGGTGTTCGAGAAAGGCTTCCACCATGGGTGGAACAAATGTACATAGAACAAGAGCAGATGGTAGCATAA
- the LOC107931808 gene encoding omega-3 fatty acid desaturase, chloroplastic-like isoform X1: MASWVVSECSLRPFTAVKIHHKPRPSLPSNTINAFKFKPLPCSAFKVPTLWSKGRNLGGLGLLSVSAPLKVTITSEEDKGKEESTTDGVNNGEFDPGAAPPFKLSDIKAAIPKHCWVKDPWRSMSYVVRDVVVVFGLAAVAAYFNNWFVWPLYWIAQGTMFWALFVLGHDCVAGHLLHSSILVPYHGWRISHRTHHQNHGHVENDESWHPLSEKIYKSLDNATRLLRFTLPFPMLAYPIYLWSRSPGKKGSHFHPDSDLFVPNERKDIITSTACWTAMVGLLAYLSFAMGPMPLLKLYGIPYAIFVMWLDLVTYLHHHGHDEKLPWYRGKEWSYLRGGLTTLDRDYGWINNIHHDIGTHVIHHLFPQIPHYHLIEATEAAKPVLGKYYREPKKSGLLPFYLLGILIKSMRKDHYVSDIGDVVYYQTDPQLYGTNKSD, from the exons ATGGCCAGTTGGGTTGTATCAGAATGTAGTTTAAGACCCTTCACTGCCGTCAAAATCCACCATAAACCTAGACCTTCATTACCTTCAAACACCATTAATGCTTTCAAGTTCAAACCTTTACCATGTTCTGCATTCAAGGTCCCAACTTTATGGTCTAAAGGTAGAAACTTGGGGGGATTGGGGCTGTTGAGTGTGAGTGCTCCATTGAAAGTGACAATAACTAGTGAAGAAGATAAAGGTAAAGAAGAGAGCACCACTGATGGGGTTAATAATGGTGAGTTTGACCCTGGTGCAGCACCTCCTTTTAAGTTGTCTGATATTAAAGCTGCAATACCAAAACATTGTTGGGTTAAAGATCCATGGAGATCTATGAGTTATGTTGTGAGAGATGTTGTTGTTGTGTTTGGATTGGCTGCTGTTGCTGCTTATTTCAATAACTGGTTTGTTTGGCCACTTTATTGGATTGCTCAAGGAACCATGTTTTGGGCACTTTTTGTTCTTGGTCATGACTG TGTTGCaggtcatcttcttcattcttcAATCCTTGTTCCATACCATGGATG GAGAATTAGCCATAGAACTCATCACCAGAATCACGGGCACGTCGAAAATGACGAGTCATGGCATCCG TTGTCTGAGAAAATTTACAAGAGTTTGGACAATGCAACAAGATTATTGAGGTTCACCTTGCCTTTCCCTATGCTTGCTTATCCTATCTATCTG TGGAGTCGAAGTCCCGGAAAAAAGGGTTCACATTTCCATCCAGACAGTGATTTATTTGTCCCAAATGAAAGGAAAGATATAATCACCTCAACTGCTTGTTGGACGGCAATGGTTGGCTTGCTTGCATATTTGTCTTTTGCAATGGGACCAATGCCATTGCTTAAACTCTACGGCATCCCTTATGCG ATATTTGTGATGTGGTTGGATTTGGTGACATACCTACATCACCATGGTCATGACGAGAAGCTTCCATGGTATCGAGGAAAG GAGTGGAGTTACCTGAGAGGAGGGCTGACGACGCTTGATCGGGATTATGGATGGATTAACAACATCCACCACGATATCGGAACTCATGTTATACATCATCTCTTCCCTCAAATCCCACATTATCACTTGATTGAAGCT ACCGAAGCAGCAAAGCCAGTGCTCGGGAAATACTACAGGGAGCCAAAGAAATCTGGGCTTTTACCATTTTATTTACTCGGGATACTCATAAAAAGCATGAGAAAGGATCATTATGTGAGTGACATTGGTGATGTCGTGTACTATCAAACAGATCCTCAACTATATGGAACTAACAAATCAGATTGA
- the LOC107931808 gene encoding omega-3 fatty acid desaturase, chloroplastic-like translates to MASWVVSECSLRPFTAVKIHHKPRPSLPSNTINAFKFKPLPCSAFKVPTLWSKGRNLGGLGLLSVSAPLKVTITSEEDKGKEESTTDGVNNGEFDPGAAPPFKLSDIKAAIPKHCWVKDPWRSMSYVVRDVVVVFGLAAVAAYFNNWFVWPLYWIAQGTMFWALFVLGHDCGHGSFSNNPALNSVAGHLLHSSILVPYHGWRISHRTHHQNHGHVENDESWHPLSEKIYKSLDNATRLLRFTLPFPMLAYPIYLWSRSPGKKGSHFHPDSDLFVPNERKDIITSTACWTAMVGLLAYLSFAMGPMPLLKLYGIPYAIFVMWLDLVTYLHHHGHDEKLPWYRGKEWSYLRGGLTTLDRDYGWINNIHHDIGTHVIHHLFPQIPHYHLIEATEAAKPVLGKYYREPKKSGLLPFYLLGILIKSMRKDHYVSDIGDVVYYQTDPQLYGTNKSD, encoded by the exons ATGGCCAGTTGGGTTGTATCAGAATGTAGTTTAAGACCCTTCACTGCCGTCAAAATCCACCATAAACCTAGACCTTCATTACCTTCAAACACCATTAATGCTTTCAAGTTCAAACCTTTACCATGTTCTGCATTCAAGGTCCCAACTTTATGGTCTAAAGGTAGAAACTTGGGGGGATTGGGGCTGTTGAGTGTGAGTGCTCCATTGAAAGTGACAATAACTAGTGAAGAAGATAAAGGTAAAGAAGAGAGCACCACTGATGGGGTTAATAATGGTGAGTTTGACCCTGGTGCAGCACCTCCTTTTAAGTTGTCTGATATTAAAGCTGCAATACCAAAACATTGTTGGGTTAAAGATCCATGGAGATCTATGAGTTATGTTGTGAGAGATGTTGTTGTTGTGTTTGGATTGGCTGCTGTTGCTGCTTATTTCAATAACTGGTTTGTTTGGCCACTTTATTGGATTGCTCAAGGAACCATGTTTTGGGCACTTTTTGTTCTTGGTCATGACTG tggACATGGTAGTTTTTCCAATAATCCAGCTTTGAATAGTGTTGCaggtcatcttcttcattcttcAATCCTTGTTCCATACCATGGATG GAGAATTAGCCATAGAACTCATCACCAGAATCACGGGCACGTCGAAAATGACGAGTCATGGCATCCG TTGTCTGAGAAAATTTACAAGAGTTTGGACAATGCAACAAGATTATTGAGGTTCACCTTGCCTTTCCCTATGCTTGCTTATCCTATCTATCTG TGGAGTCGAAGTCCCGGAAAAAAGGGTTCACATTTCCATCCAGACAGTGATTTATTTGTCCCAAATGAAAGGAAAGATATAATCACCTCAACTGCTTGTTGGACGGCAATGGTTGGCTTGCTTGCATATTTGTCTTTTGCAATGGGACCAATGCCATTGCTTAAACTCTACGGCATCCCTTATGCG ATATTTGTGATGTGGTTGGATTTGGTGACATACCTACATCACCATGGTCATGACGAGAAGCTTCCATGGTATCGAGGAAAG GAGTGGAGTTACCTGAGAGGAGGGCTGACGACGCTTGATCGGGATTATGGATGGATTAACAACATCCACCACGATATCGGAACTCATGTTATACATCATCTCTTCCCTCAAATCCCACATTATCACTTGATTGAAGCT ACCGAAGCAGCAAAGCCAGTGCTCGGGAAATACTACAGGGAGCCAAAGAAATCTGGGCTTTTACCATTTTATTTACTCGGGATACTCATAAAAAGCATGAGAAAGGATCATTATGTGAGTGACATTGGTGATGTCGTGTACTATCAAACAGATCCTCAACTATATGGAACTAACAAATCAGATTGA
- the LOC107931758 gene encoding pentatricopeptide repeat-containing protein At2g22410, mitochondrial encodes MTLLYVISSNLSSLRLISKPLLNPYLLSSSSYSLYTRSLPPLKVKRSPTNCKKAQALFLRNPLLSILEECKCLPQLKEIQAQMTIKGLMSDWFFYSRLIAFCALSEHKNLDHSFKILYNLQNPNAFSWNVTIRGCAESENPIEAIFVYKRMLRNNGCIRPDNYTYPSLLKVCAFLMLKYLGFEILGHVLKLGFDADMYVHNGVIHFLVSSGELELAGKVFDESCARDLVSWNSLINGYVRSGGAKEAIGLYRKMQEEGVEPDEVTMIGIVSSCAQLEDLKLGRDFHKYIEDHGLNLTIPLSNALMDMYIKCGNLESAQRIFDDMEKKTIVSCTTMIVGYTRLGLLDAARKLFDEMPEKDVVPWNAIIGGYVQAKCSKEALTLFHEMQDAGIDPDEVTMVSCLSACSQLGALDVGIWIHHYIEKHKLHLNVVLGTALIDMYAKCGNITKALQVFHEMPSRNSLTWTSIIGALALHGNAHDALSYFSEMVEVGLRPDEVTFLGVLSACSHGGLVEEGRKYFTQMTSKFSLSPQLKHYSCMVDLLGRAGLLDEAEELVKSMAVEPDAVVWGALFFACRMHGNFVMGERAALKLLELDPHDSGIYVLLANMYGDANMWEEAGKVRKMMRERGVEKTPGCSSIEVNGTVYEFIVRDKSHPESEKIYGSLIQLTRQSGFAEFTYGLSELETHGASNLT; translated from the exons atgacCCTTCTCTATGTTATATCATCAAATCTCAGTTCTCTACGTTTAATTTCTAAACCTCTCTTAAACCCTTATCTTCTTTCTTCCTCTTCTTACTCACTTTACACTCGTTCGCTTCCTCCTCTCAAAGTAAAAAGGTCCCCCACCAACTGTAAGAAGGCACAAGCATTGTTTCTCCGTAACCCACTCCTCTCAATACTAGAGGAATGCAAATGCTTGCCCCAGCTGAAGGAAATCCAAGCCCAAATGACCATCAAAGGCTTAATGTCAGATTGGTTCTTTTACAGCCGCCTTATAGCCTTTTGCGCCTTGTCAGAACACAAAAATCTTGATCATtcctttaaaattttgtacaatttGCAAAACCCAAATGCTTTTTCATGGAACGTTACAATTAGAGGCTGTGCAGAGAGTGAGAACCCCATAGAAGCCATTTTTGTTTATAAGCGAATGCTTAGAAATAATGGGTGTATCAGGCCGGATAATTATACTTACCCTTCTTTGCTGAAAGTATGCGCctttttaatgttgaaatatttgGGTTTTGAAATCCTTGGTCATGTTttgaaattgggttttgatgCAGATATGTACGTTCACAATGGGGTGATTCACTTTTTGGTTTCATCCGGAGAATTAGAGTTGGCAGGTAAGGTGTTTGATGAAAGTTGTGCGagagatttggtttcttggaatTCTTTGATTAATGGCTATGTTAGGAGTGGGGGAGCGAAGGAAGCTATAGGACTTTATAGGAAAATGCAAGAAGAGGGAGTTGAGCCGGATGAGGTGACAATGATTGGGATAGTTTCTTCTTGTGCACAGTTGGAAGACTTGAAACTCGGGAGAGATTTTCATAAGTATATTGAAGATCATGGATTGAATTTAACAATTCCATTGTCTAATGCACTCATGGACATGTACATTAAGTGTGGGAATCTTGAGAGCGCACAAAGGATATTTGATGACATGGAGAAGAAAACAATTGTTTCTTGTACTACAATGATAGTTGGATATACTAGATTGGGGCTCTTGGATGCTGCTCGGAAGCTTTTTGATGAGATGCCTGAGAAGGATGTTGTACCATGGAATGCAATAATCGGGGGTTATGTTCAAGCCAAATGTAGTAAGGAAGctttgactttgtttcatgaAATGCAGGATGCTGGTATAGATCCTGATGAGGTCACCATGGTTTCTTGTTTATCTGCATGCTCTCAACTTGGAGCCCTTGATGTTGGAATTTGGATTCATCATTATATTGAAAAGCACAAACTTCATTTAAATGTTGTGTTGGGGACTGCTCTAATTGACATGTATGCTAAGTGTGGGAACATCACAAAGGCTCTTCAGGTTTTCCATGAAATGCCATCTAGAAATTCTTTGACTTGGACATCAATAATCGGAGCTTTGGCTCTTCATGGAAATGCACATGATGCCCTATCTTATTTCTCGGAGATGGTTGAAGTTGGGTTGAGGCCAGATGAGGTGACCTTTCTTGGGGTTTTATCAGCTTGTTCTCATGGTGGGTTGGTGGAGGAAGGTCGTAAATATTTCACCCAGATGACGTCCAAGTTCAGTCTGTCCCCTCAGCTTAAGCACTATTCGTGTATGGTGGACCTTCTTGGTAGGGCTGGGCTTTTAGATGAAGCTGAAGAGCTTGTCAAGAGCATGGCAGTTGAGCCTGATGCAGTCGTGTGGGGAGCATTGTTCTTTGCCTGTCGAATGCATGGAAATTTTGTGATGGGAGAAAGAGCTGCTTTAAAACTTCTAGAACTGGACCCTCATGATAGTGGGATTTATGTACTGCTTGCCAATATGTATGGGGATGCAAATATGTGGGAGGAAGCAGGAAAAGTTAGGAAGATGATGAGAGAGAGAGGAGTAGAGAAGACCCCTGGTTGTAGCTCAATTGAGGTCAACGGCACTGTTTATGAGTTCATTGTTAGAGATAAGTCTCACCCTGAATCTGAAAAGATATACGGTAGCTTAATTCAGCTAACACGACAATCGGGTTTTGCTGAATTTACATACGGTCTCTCTGAGCTTGAAACCCATGGG GCTTCGAACCTTACCTAG
- the LOC107931835 gene encoding PRA1 family protein B3 gives MATIPMTNSQSTAGSGPQSQPPITNPAFRTFLSRLTSSIRQGFSQRRPWFELIDRTAMARPDNLTDAYSRIRRNFSYFKVNYITLLALVLAFSLLSHPFSLLVLLGLLAAWLFLYLFRPSDQPLVIFGRTFSDRETLGILVVLTVFIVFLTSIGSLLISAILFGVAIVCIHGAFRVPEDLFLDDQDPANSGFLSFLGNAASSAAIAAAPAVASRV, from the coding sequence ATGGCGACCATTCCGATGACAAACTCTCAATCCACCGCCGGAAGTGGACCCCAATCACAACCCCCAATAACCAACCCTGCTTTCCGTACATTCCTCTCACGACTGACGTCGTCGATCCGTCAGGGATTCTCCCAGCGTCGGCCATGGTTCGAACTCATCGATCGGACTGCCATGGCCCGTCCCGACAATTTAACGGATGCCTATTCTCGGATCCGTAGAAACTTTTCCTATTTCAAAGTCAATTACATTACTCTACTTGCACTTGTTCTCGCTTTCTCGCTTTTATCTCATCCTTTTTCCCTCCTCGTCCTCCTCGGCCTCCTTGCCGCTTGGCTCTTCTTATACTTGTTCCGACCGTCGGATCAACCTCTCGTAATCTTCGGCCGTACATTCTCCGATCGTGAGACGCTTGGCATCTTGGTGGTGCTGACGGTATTCATCGTGTTCTTAACCAGCATTGGCTCGCTCTTGATCTCCGCCATCTTGTTTGGAGTTGCCATTGTTTGTATACACGGTGCGTTTAGGGTTCCGGAGGACTTGTTTTTAGACGATCAGGATCCTGCAAACTCTGGATTCCTCTCCTTCCTCGGCAACGCAGCCTCTTCCGCTGCCATTGCGGCGGCCCCTGCTGTTGCCTCACGTGTGTGA